In the Brettanomyces nanus chromosome 1, complete sequence genome, TGCGATATTCAATGAGGACAATACCAAGTATATGAGTGACCTCTTTTTTGGCTTGAGAAGAGAAATCTTCATTACCTTGGCCAAGACTCCTTCTGTGAGAGTCAGTGTTACGAAAGTAGAGGAAGGGAAAGAGGATAAGTTAATGCTCTTTACCAACGGGTGCGAAGGGGAAGGGATAAGTAGACAGGTGGACATTCTAAGACACATCTATGGAGAGCATGTAATTTCCTGTTATAAGTCTTTTAGTATGGACCAAACACCCGAAATACATATAAGCATGGCAGTCGGCTTCACACCGGCAGAGAGTCGCAATTTTCAGTTCGTTTTCCTTAACGGTCGACCATTATTAGATAAGAAGTTACTAAAACGTATCAGAAATTCATTTGAAACGCATAATTTTGGTTACGTAGAGGATAGGAAGAAGCGACGAAAGTGGTATAGAGCATATCCGGTGTTCATAGTGctgatctcttcttatgAAACGGATGCTGAAGAAATCACTCAGTCCCAGGACAAAACCTGCGACTTCACTAAACTTACGGATTCCATTGCAAGGACGATTGAGAAGGAACTTGAAAGGTTCTTCAGGAGAAGGGGTTTGGTGTCTGATTCTAGTAAAAAAAGGATCAACTGTGAGCAAGAGGAAAGGGTATCTCTACTTCCTTTACAAAGCTTTGTTAAGGTATCTCCATACTTCCACAATATGAGCGAAATAGAAATCAATAAAGCTCAGTTTTCTGACATTAAAGTGATTGGGCAGATGTACGAGAAGTTTATATTGACAAGGGTGGAACGAGAAAAGCCAATTCTAGTGGCCATTGATCAGCATGCATGCGCCGAGCGTATTAAAGTGGAACAGCTTTACGAGGAATTGATTGAGTCAACCGTACTTGCAGATGAATGGACTGACGCCACAAAGCTCAATAATCCAATTAGTATCAAGCTGAGCGAAGGAGAACTGGAACTATCAGAACGATTCAGTAACACGCTTACGGCGTGGGGAATTGGGTTTTCAAGGAAACAAGGACTTTTTACTATTACAAATTTACCAGAATTGATTCAGCGGCGAGTGGACAATAGTCTCGATGAAATGAATCTTGGCAGGAGTCTTAAGCAGTTCATGGCTGATATGAATAATTCGTTGAAGCTACGGGTAGAAAAAAGTAGCACAAACAAAGACTGGTGGTGTTATGTCAGCCAGATGCCCGAGTTTTGGAAACAGACCATCAAATCGATATCGTGCAAACAATCAGTGAAGTTTGGCGAGAGGCTCACAACACAGCAGTGCGTTAGTATGGTGGGTCAGTTGGGAAAGTGTCGGGAACCATTTTATTGTGCGCACGGAAGACCTTCAATTTATCCAATCTGTCAGTATTAGAGGGTGTAAGATTGCACCAATATTTTTAGGATGCGAGGGTACCTAAATAGGATATTTAATGAACTTTAAGCGAGAAGTCATGCAACCAAAGAGGTAGAGGCAGGACGCCAGCATTGCTAGAAGGAATCGGTGAGAAGATGACTCAAATAATTAGACGAATAAATGTGGGGTCTGAAAGTGGTGTCGAGCAAGTTGGACCCGATATAGGTCAGTCTTTATGCATCGGTCTTTCCAGGACAGAATGCATTGTCCCGTGATTACTCGGGTGAGCACGTCCGTCGGGAGCAACTGCAGTGAGAACTACTGGGGGGGGGGCTGAAAAATTCCATGCTGGAAATCACTATCGAATCCACCGCgattggagaagaaagccGAACGTCGCAAGTCACCGTGGAGGATCACGATAGCCCACGCGGCTTCCAGGGGCTACCGGGACATCAGGGGCCACCAGGGGCCATGATTTGCCAGAGGCACCATGATCTGTTGCCGCTTATGTAGCCTACACGGCTCTACCGAAATCTTACCACGGCGAGTGCAGCACTATTGCGGGGAGTGCGGCTGGAGATGCAGctgcatttttttttctcgaCAGTCAcggaaaaggaaataggGGAGACCAGACCAGAAGAGACGCATCCATTATAAGTATAATAGGTTGGCCGTGCATGATCGGAAGGAAATGGGGTTTTCTCCACCAGCCATTTATCTATCTTCGCTGTCCGCTCTTATATTTTAGGGTTTTCTTCCCACTCTTTAACCTTCAACTTATTCTGGTGTTGCTGCTTGTGCTCTCCCCCAAAACAGTTACCTATTCCTTCATTAGCCATGACCCGTGACGTCAAAAACCACCTTCTTTTCGAGGTCGCTACAGAGGTGGCTAACCGTGTTGGTGGTATCTACTCTGTTTTGAAGTCCAAAGCTCCCGTTACTGTTGCAGAATATAAGGATCGCTATGCTTTAATTGGACCTCTTAATCAGAAATCTGCCACGGTCGAGGTCGAAGAACTTCCAGTTACAGATCCAGCCCTCAAAGCTACCCTCGACTCAATGTATCATAGAGGAATTAGATATCTTTATGGTCGTTGGTTGATTGAAGGTGCTCCCCGGGTCATTCTTTTTGACTTGGAGTCTGCTTCTCACTTTCTCAATGAGTGGAAATCCGATCTTTGGAGTGCTGCCGGTATCCCAAGTCCAACCAATGATACTGAAACTAATGATGCGGTCCTTCTTGGATACCTGACCGCATGGTTTATGGGCGAATTATGCTGCCATGAAACTGAACGTGCTATCATTTTGCATGCCCATGAATGGTTGGCTAGCGTCGCAATTCCTCTTTGTagacagagaaagattGATTGTGCTACCATATTCACCACTCATGCAACTTTGCTCGGTCGGTATCTCTGTGCTGGTTCTGTCGACTTTTATAATAACTTAGACAAGTTCGACGTTGATTACGAAGCCGGTAAGCGTGGTATCTATCACCGATACTGTATAGAGAGGGCTGCTGCTCATTCCGCGGATGTGTTCACGACCGTGTCCCATATTACTGCTTATGAGGCCGAACATTTGCTTAAACGGAAACCTGATGGTGTTTTACCCAATGGCTTGAACGTTATAAAGTTCCAAGCCGTCCACGAATTCCAGAACTTGCATGctgagaaaaaggagaaaattAATGAATTCGTTCGTGGTCATTTCTACGGACAGCTGGACTTCAGTCTCGATAACACACTTTACTTCTTTATTGCTGGACGTTACGAGTATCGTAACAAGGGGGTCGATTTATTTATCGAGTCCCTAGCTCGTCTCAATCacaaattgaaggaggtgGGATCCAAGATGACCGTGGTtgctttcatcatcatgcCTGCGTCTACTCGTTCTTATACTGTCGAAACGCTTCGTGGTCAAGCCGTGGTTCGTCAACTGGAAGCTTCTATTCATGATATTCAGCATTCCATGGGTCGCAGACTGTCCGAGTGGTGTCAAAATCCACGTCATTGTTCCAGCCGTGCTCAGATTGAATTACCATCTTTGGATGATCTTCTAAGACCTTCTGATCGTGTTCTTTTAAAGCGTCGTATGTTtgctttgaagagagataCTCTGCCTCCTATTGTGACCCATAATATGGTTGACGATGCCAATGATCCTATTCTTAACCAGATTAGAACTTGCCAACTGTTCAACCGCAAGGATGACCGCGTTAAGATTATTTTCCATCCAGAATTCCTAAACTCTTCGAATCCTGTGCTTCCATTGGACTATGATGAATTTGTTAGAGGCTGCCATATGGGAGTTTTCCCATCTTATTATGAACCTTGGGGTTACACTCCTGCAGAATGTACCGTTATGGGTATTCCTTCTATCACCACCAATTTGTCTGGATTTGGTTGTTATATGGAGGATCTAATTGAAAACTCTGTTGATTATGGTATCTACATTGTGGACAGAAGAATGAAGTCTGTCGAAGATTCTATTAACCAAATGGTTGATATGATGTTTGACTTCTGTAAGAAGACACGCAGACAACGTATTAACCAGAGAAATAGAGTGGAACGACTCAGTGATTTACTGGATTGGCGTAGGATGGGTCTTGAGTATGTTAAGGCCAGAACTTTGGCTCTGAAGAGAGCCTATCCAGATCAGTTCTCCCAAGGTAGTAATCCATTTGACAGCGATGATGCCAAGATCTCCAGACCTTTGAGTGTTCCTGGATCTCCAAGAGATCGACTAGCCAACGGCGCTATGACTCCGGGTGACTTGGGTACTCTTCAAGAGTCTAACGAGACAGGATTTATGCCCTGGCTCAGTAAGGGAGACggagaagagaacgatGTTACATTACGTGGTAGCAGTGTGAGTGCATCTCCTCGTCACAGTATTTCGGAAAACTAGAAACGAGCAGGGTTCAGTATAGTATATATAATTTATTCGAAGAATGATTAGAAAAGATTGGATGAGTAGTAGTTATTTTGTTCAGTCACGATTGGTGTGTTTCACGTACTTGAGAGCTTTATCCCACTCGGATTTGTTCGCAAATACCTTTTCAATAGCTTTTTTAGGTATGGAAACAAGCCCGATTTCTCGTTTTATATCACCATTAGTCTCTGTAGCGTCCGCTACTAGGAGATTTCCTTGATCGTCCATAGAGATGAGCACCCCTTTAATGGAGCGGCCGTCGATGATACCAAATTCAAATGGCTGTGATATGATATCTATCGGTTGCAGAGAAGTTGACACCATTGGCAACAGACAGTACGAGCCGTACGAGTATGAGATAAGGTGACCTTGTGGGACCATGTAGAACCATGCGGAAATatgtgaaaaatttaagaCCCGTCGATCGCGtagtttttcttttcaattttttatAGTGGTATCATTTATTGATCTCAGGTTTCCCACCAAcggcttcttcttttgtagAAAGTAAGTACAGAATTTGGAATGTCATCAGTTGACGATTCATCGATTAAAAGGGTTACAAAGGATGGGGGATTGGAATCGATCACTCTGCGGTCAGATTTGGCGGTAAGATACGTCTTCTTGAACGAATCATTACTGGATGCAttcaatttgatcaagagagatgaaaatgaggaAAGCAGTATCGGGTTGAAAGAAACTTTAGTGACGGAAAAAATCGccaatgaagaaaaatacCTTAGTGATTGGGCAGAACGACTTAAACAGGATGTCGAAAGTGCTGGGAAGAACGATATATCGCAGAGAGgggaagagaaaaatagaaaactcgatgaagaattgaaataTTTAGACAAGGCGATAGAAAGCTTGAAACAAGAGTTTCTCAATCCaacagatgaagatctcaGACGGAGAAATGATGGAATTTTGAAGGATTATACGAAGCGGTTTGATAGAGTGGTGTACGAGATTAGAGATAGAGTTAAACAAGACGACGATAGcgagaaagatgatgaagcgGAATCTGATGACTCTGATTCGGACTCTGATTCTCAAGAGTATGCGGGAACTACGTTTCATCGTCTTAGTGATCCTGTTAGAATCGGGGGAGTTCGATACGAGAAGGCTGAGAATAGAAAGGGGGATGCTGATACCTCTGAGAACTCGGATATGGAGCAGAATGCTGAATCAacacagcagcagcatcCAAACGGTGCATCTTTTGCTTCAATGTAAACTAAAAGTATTTGTATAAGTAATCATTGGGTACATTTGGAGGGGCCGTGACTCTCGCTTAGGTGGTTCCCCGGGCCCGCGAATTTTGAGAGATCGCAGCTTAAATCCTCTTGCTGGGGGGGTTAAAGCTTATCTATCTGtcattttttctgttttctgTGACTGGCAGTaacactttcttcttacaTAACGGATTAGAAATTAATAGAGATATGAGGTAAGTAACAGAttagaaagaaataatCTCAAATTCAACTACTAACATGTCTATTTTTAGCTCTCctaagagaagaattgaaacAGATGTAATGAAGTTGCTCATGAGCGACTATGAGGTGACCTTGATTAACGATAACATGCAGGAGTTTTTTGTAAACTTCATGGGACCCAAGGATTCCCCCTATGAAGGAGGCATGTGGAAAATTCATGTTGAATTACCTGACCAATACCCTTACAAATCACCCTCAATAGGTTTCCAGAACAAGATCTTCCATCCGAACATCGACGAGGCATCAGGTTCTGTATGCCTTGACGTTATTAATCAAACCTGGTCTCCAATGTTTGACATGTTCAACATTTTTGAGGAATTCATACCACAACTACTTAATTATCCTAATGCTTCCGATCCTCTTAATGGtgatgcttcttctctgtatCTCAGAGATAAGAGTAAGTATCTAGAGAAGGTTAAGACTTATGTGAAGCGTTATGCCAATCCGGATGATGTGAGGAACAATCATAATGGCAACTACAAAAACAAAGATGATATCAATGACAACgagaaggatgatgatgtcgatgatgaagagttgagCAGTGTTGATGCCACTagcgatgatgacgatgacgatgacgaagatgaagacgaagacgaagaagaagaacaagaggaagaagaagaagaagatggacCCAATCAAGACTCTGATAATGATTACAGGGAGAACAtgaaaggagatgatggagattATGACGACCTTAATGATCTGGATGAgctggaagatgaagaagaagatgaagatgaggtGGCGGGAAGAATGGATCTTTAAGCTGTTGCCCAGATTTGGTCGTTGGGCATATAAAAGGTGCTTTTTCTTGGTTGTTTCATGGGTATCTTACGGTTGGCACGTTAATAGGCTTTTTGCGTATTCAGTACGACATATTCTTTAATTAGTACAATTCATACTAAGCTGAATTTCATATACGTCTATTTTTACTGATTCATTCATTTCTCACTTTCGCATGTTTTTCAAGTGTAGCTTTATTTTTGGGAACCATCCATCTTTGTAGATATCTCCATATACTTGCATTTCCGCTGATGCCAGATCTTAGAATAGATGATCAAGCACGCATACGGCATCGTTCCAATTTGGTTACGACTATTTCTGCCGTCACCGTTCGGAGCATCGCTTTGCAGCAGtttgatcttgttgaagctaAGCAGGCAGACCTAGTGAGACAACGGGACGATAAACTACTTGCAAAGGAAGCTTCAAACAGTTTGCATTCACTCTCTCAAGAGAAGATCGACTCAGATCTTGTACTAGCTTGGATTGATATCTCTTTAAACTACGTGAACATTCTCAAATTTCTTTCCGACAACCATTACTTTGACAGCGGGaaacaaagagaaatatTGGTCGAATTATACTGCTACAACTACATAGTTCTTCACTATGTATTTCCCAATTTAAAGATGTGCCACGAAGATCTGCTGATGGTTGAGAATCTAAGTCAACTGTCACAGCAGTTTATCATTACCCCTAGTTACAAACAAGATCTCCAAGTGCTTGTTAAGATTTGTGATGAACTGATTGATCCTAGAAAGCTCAAGTCCACTCCTTCCGATTATTATCCTACCGAGGATGACACTTCTTCCATACCTACAGGTGAAGTTACCTGCATAACAGTGGATGAGATCTCAAAATTACTCGAAGACGAACTGATATTGATTGATCTGCGAGAATTTAAGGAGTTCATTAGGAGTGTAACTACTCCGGGCTTTACCTTGTCCATAGTGAATGTTGATCCTAAACTTGTTATGCGTTCGTTGAACTTTGGACAGGTTTTAGATGGCATGAGAACGGGGAATATTGACTCTTTCAGGAAGATGACTGGCATGAGGACCTATGCTTACGTCATTTATTATTCGGGGAATCGCCAGGCAACTAATTTAGAAAGGAAGTTTGATTCCTTACTTAAGGCTTATCTTTTGAACTTTTCTACTCAGGTCTTTTGGCTCCAAGGAGGCTATTCGTCCCTTGAGTCGATGCGAGGTAAGGAAAATATTTCTAACACATTCGATAGAAAGCTATCATATTCTGACACTTTTGATGAATATACTAAGCAGGCTTCTTTGACTGTACCAGCACCCGCTCCTTTGGAGATGCCTCCGATTCCACAGGGTttacagcagcagcggcaacaacaacaacaacagagGGTCTTCAATCAGTCGCCTCAAGTACCTCATCCCTCGACATTGATACCAGTGGGTTCTGTAGGATATACAGGATCTATGGGACCTCCCATTGTTCCGTTGGTTGGCCTCTACAATTACGGAAGCACTTGTTACGTGAACTCGATGCTTCAATGCTTATTTACTACTTCCTACTTCCGTAACTTGTTCATGAATAAGGACAAGTTCATGACAATTCTAAGGAACGAAAAGAACTCTCTATCGTTGTCTTTCCATCAGCTTTTTGTGGACTTCTTCCAGGCTAATGGATATTATGTGGTGAAACCCGGAAGGTTTCTTAGACAGTGCTCGAATTTGAAGCCTAATTTCAATATTCCCTACGAACAGCAAGACACTTCTCAATTTTTGTACTTCCTTATGGGAAGATTACATGATGAACTAAAAATAGAAGATACACCTAGAAACAGGGAAGTGTTTAGTACGAGAGATAATGAGACAGATCCATTTTCAATGTATTCTACTAGAAATGAATACAGAAAATGGCATGACTCGATGATGAAGAACGAAGGCGTGTCACCAATAAATGGATTGTTCCAGATTCAGCAGGAAACCTGCCTGAAGTGTGGTAGATGCGGATACAAATCGTTCAATTATGATTATAGCTCGATGATGCATCTCAATCTCAACGGAAAGGAGTATCATTTGAACGATCTTATTATGAAGAATCTTACAGTGGAAGAAATCAGTGAAAGATTGGGGAACGCATGGAACTGTCCTGCATGTGAAAAGATGGCTAAGAAGCTAAAGTTCCTAGAGAGTCGTTGTATGGATAAcatggagatggagagtGACAATTCGAACGATTCTGAGTCGTCTtcaggaagaaagaggaactTCCTCAAGTTAAATCGGAAGGAAAATCCTAAAAATAGGCAATCTGGCTACTTGGAGGCTACAAGGAATCCCGAGTCATTGGATGgcagagaaaaagaagaatactCAAAGCTCAAGTCTGTGCTTTCTAAACCTAGCATTGCGTTCAGATCAACTGCTTTCATCAAGCTTCCAAAAGTACTCATCATATATTTGGCAAAGTTTGATCTTTACCAGAACAAATTGAACAACATCAATCTTAAATTCCCGAAAACGTTGAAATTTAAGCTTTATAGGAATGGAGAGGGGGTCAACTATCAGTACAAGTTGATTTCATGGATCGATCATTTAGGAAATTCGATAACTTCGGGTCATTACACGGCGGTTATCAGTAGGGAAAATCGCTGGTTTTATTGCGACGATGAGAATATCAGGGGAGTTAACTACGATTCTGTGAACGAAATAGGAGATCCGGACGCATATGTGTTATTCTATGGTTTGagatagagaaggaagGGCCTCGCGGAAATAGGGcctaaaatttttcatgtACTTTTTTAAACCCATACATATACTGCTTTACTAACCATGGATATTATAACAATTACACAGCCTAGACAGGCACATACAGCAATGAATGCATCAGtcagtgatgatgatgatgtagAGATGGGAGATATGCAAGAAAATATGGACATTAATATGaatattgatattgatggCAGCAGAGCCAAGGCAGAAAAGGATATAGTTGTTCCTGGAGAGATGATTACAGACGACCCAAGCTGGATGAGAGGCCACGGCACTTACTTTTTGAGTGAAAAGACTTATTCAGCAAAGGCGGGTACTATTCTCAGGGTGAACAAATTATTGAGTGTGATTCCATTTAAGGGAAGATACAGCCCGGAGACAGGAGATCATGTGGTAGGACGTATTGTTGAAGTGAGTAACAAGCGATGGAAAGTGAACATTGGTGCTGAGCACGATGCCATTTTAATGCTAGGAGCAGTGAACTTACCTGGAGGGGTGTTGAGACGTAAGTCTGAAGCTGACGAGTTACAGATGCGTGCCATATTAAAGGAAGGAGATCTTCTTAATGCCGAAGTGCAATCACTATTTCAAGATGGTTCTGCATCTTTACACACTCGTTCGTTGAAATACGGAAAATTGAGGAACGGAGTGTTTGTGCTAGTTCCTAGCAATTTAATAATTAGAGCTAAGAACCACGCCCATGACTTGCCCGGAGGTGTGAGTATTATCTTGGGAGTCAATGGATACTGTTGGATATACAAAACTAAGCTGAATCAACACACGTCTACTGGGGTTGAGCAATCCAAGTTAGAGGCTGCCATTAAAAGTTCTGTTGGCGGTTACAAGCCAGGCGCGGGAACCGTATCCATAACAAGTCTTGAAGAGCAGTCTTCCTGGGACATTTATAGCGATAAAAATGACGCCATCTCTAACAGTATCAAGGAAACAATTTCCAGATACAAAAACTGTTTATTGGCGTTGAGTCACTGTAACATCTCAATCAATGAAACTAGGCTTGCCAAAGCATACGAGATCAGTCTTGGATATGGTGATGTTAATAGTTTGGTCAACTACGATACCCAGCAATACATAGGAGACGATTTGATTAATAGTGAGAAGATGAGAGGGTAAGCTTGATGCATGTGACAAAACTAGGCAGGCATTGAACGGCACTCATCGGCACTCATCGGCTCTCATTTGCTCCCATTAGTACATTAGATCATATTTCAAGTGAGGGGTGGGTAACTAACTAACTCCTTTCAATATAATTCGCTAAAAAGAGTACGGCTTTAACATAAGAGCATGAAAAAGTTATTGTTGCCATATAGGAATCTATGAATCATATTTCTGATTAGAGAGAGGACGAGGACGGCAGACACACTATCAGAAGCCTAGAGGGGCTATTCCGAATTCTTACGTTGTTAGTTCAATCGTTCGTATCGGGAATAGTTCGGAATAATTATTTTCATATTTCTTCACGGTACATAAGAAATAGAAAAGTTGTGAAAAAAGACGCCGGATCCTTTTCCTATTTAAGTCTCTTAAATCCTCAAGACTTTATTTTGTATACTTTTGAACAGTttccttatttttgtttACCATAATGACCAAGTTTCGTCCTGGAAGATTGGCCGTGGGGTCGTTATTTATTGTTGCTGGTGGCTTTGCCTTCAACAGTTACGTGAATAGAGTTACCCGTAGTGATGGCAAATCCACTATCAAACCATTTGTCACTCATTTACCTAAACCCCCCTCCAGAGATGAGTTGCTTCGTCGATTAGGACGTCCTATATCCAGTGATGAAAAAAAGCATGTCTCTATCA is a window encoding:
- a CDS encoding uncharacterized protein (MEROPS:MER0002882), with protein sequence MDLRIDDQARIRHRSNLVTTISAVTVRSIALQQFDLVEAKQADLVRQRDDKLLAKEASNSLHSLSQEKIDSDLVLAWIDISLNYVNILKFLSDNHYFDSGKQREILVELYCYNYIVLHYVFPNLKMCHEDLLMVENLSQLSQQFIITPSYKQDLQVLVKICDELIDPRKLKSTPSDYYPTEDDTSSIPTGEVTCITVDEISKLLEDELILIDLREFKEFIRSVTTPGFTLSIVNVDPKLVMRSLNFGQVLDGMRTGNIDSFRKMTGMRTYAYVIYYSGNRQATNLERKFDSLLKAYLLNFSTQVFWLQGGYSSLESMRGKENISNTFDRKLSYSDTFDEYTKQASLTVPAPAPLEMPPIPQGLQQQRQQQQQQRVFNQSPQVPHPSTLIPVGSVGYTGSMGPPIVPLVGLYNYGSTCYVNSMLQCLFTTSYFRNLFMNKDKFMTILRNEKNSLSLSFHQLFVDFFQANGYYVVKPGRFLRQCSNLKPNFNIPYEQQDTSQFLYFLMGRLHDELKIEDTPRNREVFSTRDNETDPFSMYSTRNEYRKWHDSMMKNEGVSPINGLFQIQQETCLKCGRCGYKSFNYDYSSMMHLNLNGKEYHLNDLIMKNLTVEEISERLGNAWNCPACEKMAKKLKFLESRCMDNMEMESDNSNDSESSSGRKRNFLKLNRKENPKNRQSGYLEATRNPESLDGREKEEYSKLKSVLSKPSIAFRSTAFIKLPKVLIIYLAKFDLYQNKLNNINLKFPKTLKFKLYRNGEGVNYQYKLISWIDHLGNSITSGHYTAVISRENRWFYCDDENIRGVNYDSVNEIGDPDAYVLFYGLR
- a CDS encoding uncharacterized protein (BUSCO:EOG093430BF), translating into MDIITITQPRQAHTAMNASVSDDDDVEMGDMQENMDINMNIDIDGSRAKAEKDIVVPGEMITDDPSWMRGHGTYFLSEKTYSAKAGTILRVNKLLSVIPFKGRYSPETGDHVVGRIVEVSNKRWKVNIGAEHDAILMLGAVNLPGGVLRRKSEADELQMRAILKEGDLLNAEVQSLFQDGSASLHTRSLKYGKLRNGVFVLVPSNLIIRAKNHAHDLPGGVSIILGVNGYCWIYKTKLNQHTSTGVEQSKLEAAIKSSVGGYKPGAGTVSITSLEEQSSWDIYSDKNDAISNSIKETISRYKNCLLALSHCNISINETRLAKAYEISLGYGDVNSLVNYDTQQYIGDDLINSEKMRGSE
- the GSY1 gene encoding glycogen synthase isoform 1 (CAZy:GT3), which produces MTQVANRVGGIYSVLKSKAPVTVAEYKDRYALIGPLNQKSATVEVEELPVTDPALKATLDSMYHRGIRYLYGRWLIEGAPRVILFDLESASHFLNEWKSDLWSAAGIPSPTNDTETNDAVLLGYLTAWFMGELCCHETERAIILHAHEWLASVAIPLCRQRKIDCATIFTTHATLLGRYLCAGSVDFYNNLDKFDVDYEAGKRGIYHRYCIERAAAHSADVFTTVSHITAYEAEHLLKRKPDGVLPNGLNVIKFQAVHEFQNLHAEKKEKINEFVRGHFYGQLDFSLDNTLYFFIAGRYEYRNKGVDLFIESLARLNHKLKEVGSKMTVVAFIIMPASTRSYTVETLRGQAVVRQLEASIHDIQHSMGRRLSEWCQNPRHCSSRAQIELPSLDDLLRPSDRVLLKRRMFALKRDTLPPIVTHNMVDDANDPILNQIRTCQLFNRKDDRVKIIFHPEFLNSSNPVLPLDYDEFVRGCHMGVFPSYYEPWGYTPAECTVMGIPSITTNLSGFGCYMEDLIENSVDYGIYIVDRRMKSVEDSINQMVDMMFDFCKKTRRQRINQRNRVERLSDLLDWRRMGLEYVKARTLALKRAYPDQFSQGSNPFDSDDAKISRPLSVPGSPRDRLANGAMTPGDLGTLQESNETGFMPWLSKGDGEENDVTLRGSSVSASPRHSISEN
- a CDS encoding uncharacterized protein (BUSCO:EOG093441XW), whose translation is MSSPKRRIETDVMKLLMSDYEVTLINDNMQEFFVNFMGPKDSPYEGGMWKIHVELPDQYPYKSPSIGFQNKIFHPNIDEASGSVCLDVINQTWSPMFDMFNIFEEFIPQLLNYPNASDPLNGDASSLYLRDKSKYLEKVKTYVKRYANPDDVRNNHNGNYKNKDDINDNEKDDDVDDEELSSVDATSDDDDDDDEDEDEDEEEEQEEEEEEDGPNQDSDNDYRENMKGDDGDYDDLNDLDELEDEEEDEDEVAGRMDL